GGGGAAAGCGGCACAGGCGCGCCGCGATGTCAGTGATGTGAGCGCGAGCCGTGTTCCTGCTGCCACAGCACGGCTTCGAGTCGCGAGTGGAGATCGAGCTTGCGCAGCACGTGCTTGACGTGCACCTTGACCGTGCCCACGCTGATATCGAGCTTGCGCGCGATGGCCTTGTTGCACAGGCCCGCCACCAGATAGTCGAACACCTCGACTTCGCGCGCCGTCAGATCGTTCTGTGCAGCGGGAATGCGCTGGCCGCCCGAGAGCGCGTGAACGAGACTGCCCGTGACGGATTCGCTCAGCACGGCCGTGCCCTTGAGCGCCTTCTGCAGCGACACGCACAGATCCTCGGGGTCCATATCCTTCAGCAGATACCCGTGTGCGCCCGCGCGCAAGGCGGCAACCACGTCGCGCTCGTTGTCCGACACCGTCAGCATGATGAAGCGCGCGTCGACGCCCGCCTGGCGCATGCCTTCGAGCGTCTCGATGCCGTTCATGCGCGGCATGTTCAGGTCGATCAGGACGACGTCCGGCTTGAGTCGCACGGCCATGTCGATGCCATCCTGACCCGAGGTGGCTTCACCCGTGACCTCGAAGGCCGGGTTCATCTGGATCAGTTGCGCGACGCCCTTGCGAAACAACGCGTGATCGTCGATCAGAAGTACTGTGTGAGGGACCATCTGCTCTTCCTGAACTCATTGACCCGACCGATCGGCTTCGTCGGTCCGGCTGGCATGACTGCGTCTTGCGGCGCAGGGCGATGTCGTGAAGCTGTGAGCGGTGGCTTATTGTTTCTGTTGCCGAAGTGTTGCGTCGCTGAGTTTAACAATTAACCACATTTGAAAAAATAGTGTGAACCCGGAATGCGTGCGCGTTCCGGGTTTTCCATGATGCCCGCTCAGAAGTGGCCGCGAAGCTCTTCCGCAATGTCGAAGATGTCGCCGACGATGCCGTACTTCGCGATCGAGAAGATCGACGCCTCGGGATCGGTGTTCACGGCGATGATGTTCTCGACGTGCTTCATGCCCGCCATGTGCTGGACCGAGCCCGAAATGCCCATGGCGATGTACAGCTTGCAGGCGGCTGCCGTCTTGCCGGACTGGCCGACCTGATGCGCCTTCGGCAGCCAGCCCGAGTCCGCGATGGGACGCGAGCAGCCGAGCGTCGCGCCGAGCGAGCCGGCGAGTTCGCGGAACTGCTCGACATTGGTTTCCTCGCCGATGCCACGGCCGATCGACATGATGAAGTCCGCGCCGACAATATCCACGTCGCCGCTCGCAGCGGGTTCTTCGAACGACACGTGAGCGCTGCGCGGCGTCACGGCGGGGGCGTCGAACGTGCTGATTTCAGGCGTGCCCGCCGCGTCGGGCGCCTTGAATGCGCCCGGCCGCACGGTGACGACGACGGTCGTGCGCTCCGGAAACTCGATCTCCATGTTGACCTTCTGCCCGTAGCCCGAGCGCGTGGCGATCCAGCCTTCGCCGTCGCGCGCGAGCCCGAACGCGTCGGTGGTGAAGCCGTAGTTCCCCTTGACCGCGAGCGGCGCGGCGTAACCGAGCGTGTCGATCGTATGCGGCAGCAGGACGAGCGAAGGCTGGCGCGCTTCGATCAGCGCCTGCGTCACCGCCTGATACGTGTCGGGATCGAACGCATCGTTCGCGGTCTGCACGGTGACGATTTCGTCGACACCCGCCAGCTTGAGTGCATCGACGAATGCAGCGGGCGTTGCGCCCAGCACGGCGACCGTCACGCGCTCGCCGCCCGCTTCGCGCGCCGCGCCGATCAGTTCGGTGCTCACAGGGCGCAGTTGCCCCTGACGATGTTCAGCAATAACCAGAATCCCGCTCATTACGCTTCTCCCCGAAGTTCCTTGATGATGCCCGCGAGGCGGGCGGCCTGTTCGGCGGGCGTGCCGTCGATCATCTGCGCGCGGCCGAGTTCGGGCACATACACGCGCCGGATACGCGACAGCGAGCCGCGTGCTCCCGTTTGCTCGGCAGGCAGGCCGAGTGCGTCCGGCGTCACGGCTTCGATGGGCCGCGACGCGGCCTGCTTGATGCCGCGCAGCGACGCGTAGCGCGGCGTGTTGATGCCCAGTTGCAGCGTGAGCACGGCGGGGCATTGCACGGTGACGTTCGCATAGGCGCCGCCTTCCAGTTCGCGGCGCGCGCTCGCCGTGCCCGCGCCGGGCGCGTATTCGAGACCCGCGACGACGGCCGCGTGCGGCCAGTCGAGCAGACCCGCGAGCGCCATCCCCGTTGCGCCGTACGCGTGGTCGGACGCCTGCACGCCGGCGAAGATCATGTCGGGCGCTTCGCGGCGTGCAAGCGCGGCGAGCGCGCGCGCGACGCCGACGGGGTCGGCGTCTTCCAGTTCGTCGCTCCAGATGCGGATCGCGCGGTCGGCGCCTTTGGCGAGGCACTTGCGCAGTTCTTCGTCGGCGTGCTCCGGGCCGACGGTGACGACGACGACTTCGATGCCGTCGCCATTGGCGCCTTCCTTGAGCCGCAGCGCTTCTTCGAGCGCGTAGTGATCCCATTCGTTGAGGTCGAAGACATGAAAGTCCGCTTCGACATCGCGATCGTCATCACGCAGCTCGAAATCTTCGTCGAGCGACGTGACCTGCTTGATGGTGACGAGTATCTTCATCCTGCCTCCTCCACTGATGTGGTCAGTTGATGTGTGTCTGGTTCAGGTGATGCCGCGTCGTCAGCGGCGCGCCGTTGCTGGCGCTCCCGCTCGCGCGCGGCGGCGAGCGTCCCGGCGAGATGACCGACCATGCGGGCGCGCGCTTCCATGTCCGGCTCGAAGCGCATGCGCCAGCGGTCCGCGTCGGTCAGGCTTTGATGCATGAACACCAGCACGCGATGCAGCGGATACGACTCGTCGCGCAACGGCAGCAACACGCGCCGCTGCGCATGACGATTGAGGATGACGGCGCGCCGCACATCGGGCGATGCATGTTGTGCGAGGCGCGCGAGCGTCGCCTGCGGCGTGCAGCGATGGCGCGCGACGGCCGCCAGCACGTCGATATCGGCGTCCTGCAAGAGCCGGTGCAGCACGGCGCCGGGCAGTTCGTCGCGCAACGCGACGCCTGCGCGGACCCACGCTACCGCGTCGTTTGCCAGCAGCGTGACGAGCGTCATCGGACAAGCCGGATGTCGCGTGACCGAGCGGCGCACGTCGGCCTCGCGGTCGCGGGCGAGCCGGTCGAGCCAGCTGCGCGGACAGGCGCGGTTGCGCGCGAGACTGCTGCGCACCCACACGTCGCCGTCGCTGGCGAGCCACTCCACGACCTTGAGGGGAAGATCGTCGCGCACGGCGACCGCGCGCCTGACGAGCGTATCCGCGTCGAAGCACAGCAGGATCAGCGCGCCTGCGGGTGTCGCCGGATTGGTGGCGGCCGCGCGACGCACGACCGGGTCGTCGTCGCGTGCGAGCGCGGTCAGGATTTCGCCCGTCGTGCGCACGTTCGAAGCAAGGCTGCGCCGCTCCGCGCCCGACGCCGGGACCGTGCGCAACAGTTCGTTCGGACACGCGCGATGACGCAGCACCTGAGCGCGCACGGCGCTTTCGTGCGTGTTTTGCCAAAGCTGGTGCAGCGTGCGGGCGTCGGTTGCGAAGTGAATCGCGAGCAGCCGTTGTAATGGCGCGATGCCACGGCCCGCCAGTTGCGCCAGCAAATCGGCTTGTACGCCGACGTTTTCGCACAGCGAGCGCAAAGTTTCGAGGCTGTCGGTGTGCGCTGCGATCTTCGCCAGCAGCGCGGGCGGCGCAAGCGGGTGTCGCGCGATCAGTTGCGCGAAGCGTTGCGCGTTCTGTTCGGGCATGGCCGCTTCGAGCGATGCCGCGAGCGTTTGCAGCCCTTCGGCGGGCGTGGCGGCATTGCGGGCGAGACGCGTCGCGAGCGTGCTGTCCGCGTCGGCGGTGGCGAGCGTGCAAAGCCGCGCGAGCACGGCAGGCGGCGCATACGGGCACGCCGCGAGCGCGAGCCGCTCGCTGCGCGCCCCGAACATGCGCGCTTCGAGCCGTTTGCGTTCCGCGCCGCCTGCGTGCGGATAGAGCATCGCGCACGCGAGTGCGTCGGGCGCGTCGAGTGCGAGCCGCACGAGTTCCCGCCAGTGGCGACGCAGCCGCGCGCCGTCGCGCGCAGCATTCGCTGCGTGCGGCGGGCTGTCGGCGTGACGGGCGGGGTTCGTCATGGCGCTTATAGGTAGTGTTGCTCAGGCGTCGGCCGTGACGCGGACATCGTCCGCGGGCGGCGCGTCGCCATCGACATCGACGAGGCTCTCGGCGATCAGCTCGATCAGCTCGCGCACGACGAAGCGTCCTTCGTAGCCGCTCGTCTTCAGCGCGTCTTCGAACATCGTCAGGTCTTTCGGGCAGGACACGACGAACACTTCCAGACCTTCGATGCCCGCCGCTTCCTTCATGCGGTTCTGCGACGGCTTTTCCTGTCCGACGGGATCGTTCATCCAGATACGGCCGCCGCCCGCGCCGCAGCAGAACGAGTTGTCGCGCGAGCGCTTCATGTCGACCAGTTCGCAGCCGAGCGCTTCGATGATCTGGCGCGGCGCGTCGTAGCCCTTGTTGAAGCGTCCGAGGTGACACGGATCGTGGAAGGTCACGCGATAGCCGAGCTTGCGCTTCGGGCGCAACCGGCCATCGGCGAGCATGCGAGCGACAAGACTCGTGTAGTGCTCGATCTCGAAGTGGCCGCCGAAGTCCGGGTACTCGTTGCGGATCGTGTTGTACGAGTGCGGGTCGGTGGTGACGATGCGGCGGAATTGCGACGAGCCGAGCGTCGCGATGTTCTGCGTCGCGAGCACTTCGTACAGGCCTTCTTCGCCGACGCGCCGCACATCGTTGCCCGCGTTCGCTTCGCCTTCGAACAGCAGGCCGAAATCGACATCCATATCGTGCAGCAGCGTCGCGAACGTCTGCGTGACACGCTGGTTGCGCGGATCGAACGATGCATAGTCGCCGACGAACCACAGCAGATCGACGGGCTCCTTGCGCGCATCCTTGATCGGGAAGGGCAGCGACTTGGTCCACGCGGCGCGCTTGCGCTTCGATTCGTTGAACGAGTTGCCGTTCTTGTGAATGGCCTGCAAGGTCTTTTGCACCTGCGGCTCCATCTGGCCATCTTCGACGAGATTGCGGCGCAGCTGCACGATGATGGGCACGTGCTCGACGGCGACGGGGCAAATCTCCACGCACGCCATGCAGGTCCGGCACGACCAGACCGTTTCCATGAAGACCTGGCCGATATCCTTGCCGTGCACGTCGAGCTTGACCTCTTCGGGCAGCGTGTTTTTTTCCAGCGCATCGTTGGCGAATTCGCGCAGCGACAGAATCACGTCGCGCGGCGACAGCGGCGCGCCGACCGCGCGGGCGGGGCACGCCTCATGGCAGCGGCCGCATTTCGTGCAGGCGTCGAGATTGAGCAAGTGCTTCCACGTGAAGTCGGTGATCGTCTTGTAGCCGGCGCGCGGCGCGTCGGCGTCGACTTTCGGCAGGCGCTGCGCCGCGAGCGGATCGCGCATCAGCAGCGAGCCGCTTGCCGTGAAGATGTGCTTGACCTTCGTGTACGGAATCAGCGCGATGAACGTCAGTGCGAGCGCGCCGTGAAACCACCACAGGCCCGTGCGCAACACGTACGCGGCCGATGCCGTGAGTCCCGCGCCGCGCAGGATTTCGGCGAGCAGCGCAGCGACAGGCGACCACCAGCGCGTATCCCAGACCACGGCGCGGTCCTGCAACCACACGAGGCGCAATCCGCTCAGCACGAAGCCTGTGATGCCGATCAGCACGAGCGACCACAGGAACGCCCAGTCTTCGCGCCGATAACCGCTGCGGTCGTAGTCGGGGTCGCCGGGCTTGCGATCGGGGCGCGCGTAATCGAGCTTCGGCGGCTTGATCCAGCCGCGCCGCACCATCATGTAGATCAGGCCGCCCACCAGCGACAGACCGGCGAGGTTCATCGCCAGCTTGAAGAACAGATAGAAGTTGCCGTTCCAGAAGTGGAAGCCGAGAAAGCGCGCGGTGATGTCGTAGTCGACGGTGACGGTCGCCGTGCCGAGGAACAGCACTGCGAAGCCATAGAAAATGAAGCGGTGCGCGCGACCGGCGGCCGGATCGCGACGCGCGATCGTGCGATGGCTCAGCACGACCTGCACCATCGCGCCGATTTGCTTGCGCAGATCGATCGGGCCCGCCACGGGCTTGCCGCGCCGGTACTTGCGCACCTGAATGTAGACGCCCCACGCGAACGCGGCCATCGCGCCGACGCCTGCCAGATAGAACAGTACGATCGCGAACGTGGGGAAGCCCTCGAAGAGGATCCGGGTGACGTTGACGGGGTCGAAGTTCGCTGCGCTCGACATGGGCTCGTCCGTTGAATGAGTAAAAAGGGGCCCCCGCCGCGGCATCTGCGATGCGCGTGGCGTCCTGCTTGCAGGGAAGGGCGGAGGAAGCCGGCGGGCTCGCCGGCCTCCGTGCCTGCGGGTGCGGCTTCGGCCGCGCTACTTCTTGTAGACGATCTCGAAGGTGCCGCCGGGTTTGTGCGGCGTGCCCCAGACGGCCACTTCACGCTTGTACGGCAGCGGGAACTGGGCGTTCTTCTCTTCGATTTCTCGCGCGAGGCGGTGGCCCGTGAAGGTCGCATCGGCGATCAGTCGCGGCGCTTCGGCATCGCCGATCAGATACACCGACTTGATGCCCTTGCCGTCCCATTCGCTCTCGCGCGCCTTCAGTTCGCGATA
This Paraburkholderia sabiae DNA region includes the following protein-coding sequences:
- the narL gene encoding two-component system response regulator NarL, which codes for MVPHTVLLIDDHALFRKGVAQLIQMNPAFEVTGEATSGQDGIDMAVRLKPDVVLIDLNMPRMNGIETLEGMRQAGVDARFIMLTVSDNERDVVAALRAGAHGYLLKDMDPEDLCVSLQKALKGTAVLSESVTGSLVHALSGGQRIPAAQNDLTAREVEVFDYLVAGLCNKAIARKLDISVGTVKVHVKHVLRKLDLHSRLEAVLWQQEHGSRSHH
- a CDS encoding electron transfer flavoprotein subunit alpha/FixB family protein, which encodes MSGILVIAEHRQGQLRPVSTELIGAAREAGGERVTVAVLGATPAAFVDALKLAGVDEIVTVQTANDAFDPDTYQAVTQALIEARQPSLVLLPHTIDTLGYAAPLAVKGNYGFTTDAFGLARDGEGWIATRSGYGQKVNMEIEFPERTTVVVTVRPGAFKAPDAAGTPEISTFDAPAVTPRSAHVSFEEPAASGDVDIVGADFIMSIGRGIGEETNVEQFRELAGSLGATLGCSRPIADSGWLPKAHQVGQSGKTAAACKLYIAMGISGSVQHMAGMKHVENIIAVNTDPEASIFSIAKYGIVGDIFDIAEELRGHF
- a CDS encoding electron transfer flavoprotein subunit beta/FixA family protein; translated protein: MKILVTIKQVTSLDEDFELRDDDRDVEADFHVFDLNEWDHYALEEALRLKEGANGDGIEVVVVTVGPEHADEELRKCLAKGADRAIRIWSDELEDADPVGVARALAALARREAPDMIFAGVQASDHAYGATGMALAGLLDWPHAAVVAGLEYAPGAGTASARRELEGGAYANVTVQCPAVLTLQLGINTPRYASLRGIKQAASRPIEAVTPDALGLPAEQTGARGSLSRIRRVYVPELGRAQMIDGTPAEQAARLAGIIKELRGEA
- a CDS encoding heterodisulfide reductase-related iron-sulfur binding cluster, whose amino-acid sequence is MSSAANFDPVNVTRILFEGFPTFAIVLFYLAGVGAMAAFAWGVYIQVRKYRRGKPVAGPIDLRKQIGAMVQVVLSHRTIARRDPAAGRAHRFIFYGFAVLFLGTATVTVDYDITARFLGFHFWNGNFYLFFKLAMNLAGLSLVGGLIYMMVRRGWIKPPKLDYARPDRKPGDPDYDRSGYRREDWAFLWSLVLIGITGFVLSGLRLVWLQDRAVVWDTRWWSPVAALLAEILRGAGLTASAAYVLRTGLWWFHGALALTFIALIPYTKVKHIFTASGSLLMRDPLAAQRLPKVDADAPRAGYKTITDFTWKHLLNLDACTKCGRCHEACPARAVGAPLSPRDVILSLREFANDALEKNTLPEEVKLDVHGKDIGQVFMETVWSCRTCMACVEICPVAVEHVPIIVQLRRNLVEDGQMEPQVQKTLQAIHKNGNSFNESKRKRAAWTKSLPFPIKDARKEPVDLLWFVGDYASFDPRNQRVTQTFATLLHDMDVDFGLLFEGEANAGNDVRRVGEEGLYEVLATQNIATLGSSQFRRIVTTDPHSYNTIRNEYPDFGGHFEIEHYTSLVARMLADGRLRPKRKLGYRVTFHDPCHLGRFNKGYDAPRQIIEALGCELVDMKRSRDNSFCCGAGGGRIWMNDPVGQEKPSQNRMKEAAGIEGLEVFVVSCPKDLTMFEDALKTSGYEGRFVVRELIELIAESLVDVDGDAPPADDVRVTADA